GCTCAAGCAGAAACTCGACATCGTCCACATCAGCGTGGGCGATATCTTTAGGTGGCACATCCAGAATCACACCAAACTGGGTGCTCAGGTGAAAAGAACCGTCGCTGCGGGCAACCTGGTGGGCGATCAAGTTGTCGAAGATATCGTCCGCCAGCGACTTGATCAGCACGACTGGAACTATGGATTCATTCTCGACGGCTTTCCGAGAAGCGAATCGCAGGCGTTATTCTTCCTTGAGAGCTACGACATCGATGCAGTCATCCACATCCAGGTACCAGACGCAGTTGTACGGGATCGCGTCCTTTCTCGGCGGCTTTGCAGCGACTGCGGGCTCGACTTCAACTTGATCTCTCATCGACCCGAAGTCGAAAACGTCTGCGATGTCTGCGGAGGAGAACTGGTTTCGCGTCCGGATGACAAGCCCGAAGCGTTGGCGGAGAGGTTGGAAGAGTACCACACCAAAACAGAGCCAGCTTTAGCACTGTTCCGACGGAAAGAACTCGTTCTTGACCTCGATGGAACTCCCGCTCCGAACACCATTCAAGAAGAAATCCGACGTTTGTTGGAACTCGATTGATCGAGTAGCCACGTATCCGGAGAAGCTTCAGCAACCTCTCCGGACTTAGCCGTGGGATTTACTCCATCAGTTCCGTGCCGCGAGTTTCTTTCGCGAAGAGCAAAATCCCGACTCCCACCAGATAGAGCGGAGCAAGTAGCAGGGCTTTGTTTTCGTCAGTGATTGTGGTTGCTCCAAACCCGAAGAATGCAGCTGCTGTAGCGAGTCTCCCCATATTAAAGCAGAAACCAGCTCCAGTTCCGCGAAGACGAGTCGGATACAGTTCCGGGAAATAAACGGCATATCCCGCATGCATTCCCAGCGTGAAGAAGCCGAAGACGGGCAGGACCAATGCCAGTACCGTCGCTGAAGCTCCTTGCGGGATCAGGAATTTGAAGAGCCAGACTACCATGATGAAGGCGACAATATGATAGAGCGCGAAAGCTCCTTTACGTCCTAAGCGGTTCGAGATGGCCCCAAACAAGACGAGTCCCAAGCCACCTCCAATCGTGTTGAGGACCATACTGAGCATTTCAGCCTGCTTGATGGCTGTCTTGTGGGCAGCGAAGGCTGCTTGTTTCTGTTCTTTGTCGGCTGTTGCCGGGTCCAAACCTTCTTCGGCGATTGCAGTCGCTTGTGCATGTCGCAGCAGAGCGTTCTTTCCATAAATATGGGCGCCCCAGAATGTGACGAGCCCGATCGATGCGAGACTGACGCCGACGAGCGTGTTTCTGAGGTTCTGACCCTGAAACAGCTCTGAGAGCTGGCCCGTTTTCTGTGTCGCGTCCTCAGAAGCTCTCTGACGAGCTTTCACCCACTGTTCTGGTTCGTGGAGTGACCAGCGAATCCACAGCGTCAGAAGTGCTGGCAACGCTCCGATTGCGAACCCCCACCTCCAGGCACTCTCTCCGAGTGTCACGATGAACGCCCCCGCTGCTGCTGCCAGAAGTGTCCCAAACACGCTTGATGCGTGAAAAATTGAACTCATCACAGCCCGCGATCGCTGCGGCATCACTTCGGCCACCATTGCGGAAGCGACGGCCCACTCGCCTCCAACTCCCATCGCAACGAAAAAGCGAAGCAGCACCATTTGCCAGGCTGACTGAGCAAACGCAGTGAGACAGGTGAACATTGAATAGAACAGAATCGTCAGAATCATCGTCTTGGATCGACCGATGCGATCGCTCAACATTCCGAACAGCACCCCACCAAACGCCCCGCCCAGCAGAAAGCTGCCGAATCCGAGGTCATTCCATCTCGAAACGGATGGGTTGTCCGCCGTCACTCCCAACAGAGCAGGCATGGCGTCTCGCATGCTCGCGACGAAAATTTGCCCCTCAAAAATGTCGAACACCCAACCAAGGGACGCAATCAGCAAGACGAGCCATTGATAGCGGGAGATTCCTTCATACCAGCGGAGGTTCTGTGAAGTGGAATCTGTGTTCGGGGCGGGGGTGCTCACAGTTGTGTTCCTGTCTGATCAAATCAACGAGACGGCATTCGTCGCAATATGGCAGAACGCGATCGGATTCGCAAAGTCGGGCGACCATCTCTTCCGGTCGCTTCCACAATCAGCACACCATGCAGGCATTTTTGGCACATGCGTTGCTTTCTGTCATCGTGTCGGGAAGTTGACTCTCGATGAGAATTCGTCACCTCTCAATTTGAAACGTGAAGGAAACGCCCCTCATCAATTGGCAACGACCGTTTTATCAACCATAATCTCTTAGTGCTCAAGGGGTTACAAATGAAGAAAAGGCTTCTCGGGAGGACTGCGGTTCTCCTCAGCTCGTTACTGTTACTGACGAACACAACCTATGCTCAGGAAACAGAGGAGATCGTCCTCGACACTGGAAACATTGCCTGGATGCTTACATCCTCAGCACTCGTGCTTATGATGACAGCACCGGGTCTGGCTCTGTTTTACGGCGGGCTTGTTCGCAAGAAAAACATCCTCAGTGTCATGATGCAATGTGTCTTTCTAATGGGCATGATGACGGTCGTTTGGGGAGTCTGTGGGTACAGCTTCGCCTTCGGTGGCGAAAACCCGTATGTCGGGAATTTCGATCACCTGTTCCTGAAGGGAGTTATGCCGAGTGCAGAGCTCTCTTTGAATGCTTCTGTCGATGGTATGATCTTCGCTGTCTTCCAGGGAATGTTCTTTATCATTACACCAGCTTTGATTTGCGGAGCATTCGCTGAACGAATGAAATTCAGCACGATGTGCGTCTATTCGCTTTTGTGGGGAATCTTCGTTTACTGTCCGATTGCTCACTGGGTTTGGGCTGATTCAGGATGGCTGTGTGAGTGGAACGAACAAGCCTCGTATCCAGCACTCGATTTCGCGGGTGGAACAGTTGTGCATATCAGCTCCGGAATGTCGGCGCTGGTTTGCTCAATTCTGATCGGGAAACGACTCGGATTCGGGCAAGAACCGATGCCACCACATAATTTGACATACACCTGTATCGGTGCTGCCCTGTTGTGGGTCGGCTGGTTTGGATTCAACGCGGGGAGTGCACTGGCAGCCAACGCGCTGGCAGTGAACGCATTCGTAGCAACTCACATGGCCGCCGCAGCGGGTGTTGTTGCCTGGTCCGTCGCGGAATGGGTGCAACATGGTCGCCCCAGCGTGTTGGGTGGCTGTTCCGGTGCTGTGGCGGGACTGGTTTGCATTACTCCAGCAGCAGGAGCTGTGAATCCAATGCAGGGAATCTTGCTCGGCCTCGCAGCTGGGTATGTCTGCTTCCTGGCCTGCACGAAACTGAAGAATACTTTTGGATATGATGACTCGCTGGACGCTTTTGGTGTCCATGGAGTCGGTGGAACGCTTGGTGCACTTCTCGTGGGAGTTTTCGCGACGAAAGATATCACGGGAGAGCGCGTCGGGTTGCTGGAGGGGAATGCTGGCCAGATGATTAATCAGTCTGTCAGTATTATCGCCGCAGCAGCATTGGGAATTGTGGGGTCGTTTATCATCCTCAAGATTCTCGATGCAGTCATGGGATTGCGTGTCACGCAAGATGAAGAACTTCAAGGACTCGATCTCACTCAACATGGCGAAGAAGGATACATTTTCCTTTGATACGCATCTTCCCATTCGGGATCGAATCATTACATTGCCGGGGAGCGAGTCGTCGGTTTCGACCAGGCTCCCAGACGTTTTACCAAGGAAAGTACGATGAAAAAGATCGAAGCAGTCATCCGACACTTCAAACTTGAAGAGGTCAAGGATGCACTGACTGAAGCCGGCGTTTCCGGTATGACTGTGACGGAGGTCCGAGGATTCGGTCGCCAAAAAGGCCACAAGGAACAGTATCGCGGTGCTGAGTACACCGTCGATTTTGTCCCGAAAGTGAAGATCGAGCTGATTGTGGACGACGGTGAATCACAAAAAGTCGTCGATGCCATTCTGAACACAGCTCGCACTGGCCAAATTGGCGACGGAAAAATCTTCGTTAGCGAACTCGGCGAAGCGGTCCGAATTCGTACTGGTGAAACTGGAAGTGAATCTCTCTAATCGAATGGGCAAACAGCGAATCGGAAGGCGAGATACCTTCAGATTTTCTGATTGCTTATGATGGTGGACGGAAAGTTCGAACAGACGCAGGCTCGAAGGGAGTTCCGTACGAATTCCGTCAGCGGACTGAAGTTCGTCATAATTCAGGAATCGGAATATGCAGAAAATTGAAGCGATCATTCGCCACTACAAACTGGAAGACGTCAAAGCAGCCCTCACGGAAAAGAATATCGTCGGTATGACGGTGTGCGAGGTGCGTGGCTTCGGACGTCAGCGTGGCCACAAAGAACAGTATCGGGGAGCGGAATACACCGTCGACTTCCTTCCGAAGCTGAAATTGGAAATTGTGGTTGATGACTCCGTTGTGCAGGATGCGATCGGAGCAATCACCGAAGCGGCCAAGACTGGGCGAGTTGGAGACGGGAAGATCTTCGTTTCTCCAGTTGCAGAAGTGATTCGAATTCGAACCGGTGAATCCGGTGCGGAAGCCATTTAAGTCTGATCCTGCAGGTGCAAGTCGATGCTCAGTCAAATCTCGCATTGATTTCAGCAGAGTGCAGGACCGGCATTGAAGACGTTCGCACACTGTTCTCAATGAACTCGTTTAAGCGACGATCCAGTTCGTTGATACGAGTTTCTGAGACAGTGCCTTGCGAGTTGTCATGACCGAGCGTGGAATCGATTTCGATCTCGCGTTTTTGACAACAGTCTTCCGAAGAGATTTTTCTTGTTGACGCTTCGGTCTCCGAAGCGTCATTTTTTTGCGCTGAACGGGCCTGATTCAGAGGTGCCCTCCGGAAATATCGCCGAGAGCTGTTCGTGTCTGGATAAATCTGAGAAGCCAGTGCGAGGGTAAAGCAGCGGCATAATCCAAGACAAAAGCTCGCTCAAGGAGATCAATGTTCTCTCCTCGAGCGAGCTTGTTCGTGACCTGACCAGGATAGATCAGTTCAGAAGTTTCGCGAGAGTTGTTCACTCGCGAGACTGAATGAACAGGAATGTTCCCTTTTTGTTGGAAGTCGCGATGTCGAGCAGTCCGTCACCGTTGATATCGGCGACATCGAATTGTGTTCCGACGCCGGAATTATCGTCGATCTGGTGTTTTGTCCAAACCGGCTTTCCGTCGACTTGCTGGAGTTCGAACCAGTAAACTACAGCTGGATCGTTTCCACCTGGGTCGTGACCTCCGTGCGCCCAGTGGCGTTTTCCGGTGACGAGATCGGGTAACCCATCGCCGTTGATATCCGCCAGCACCAGCGAGTGCGTCTGTGAGAAAGACTCATCGATGAGATGGGTTTCCCAGCGGATTTCTTCATCCTCACCCGATCCGAGGTTCTCCCTCCACCAGATCCCATATGCATGAGCTGACGCGGAAAGCACGTCGTTGTCGCCATCTCCGTCGAAATCGTAGACATACATTTGCGAGCAGGCCGGGCCAAATGGGGCAGGGTGCCAATGCCAGGGGAGGTCAGTGGCATAGCCTTCCGGAGCTTCCCACCATCCTTCGGTGATGACGATGTCGTTCCAGCCATCGTTGTTGACGTCACCCGCTCCAATTCCATGTGAAAATCGATCTGTGCCTGGTGCTCCAGGATCTGAGACGGCATTGATCTTCCATTGTGCATTGGGGAGAGATTTCGGGCTGGCGAATCCCATGACCCGTTCATCGAATCCGCACAAGAGTTCACGGATTCCGTCTCCGGTCAGATCAAGGAGTTGAGGACTCTCGTTGTTGGTAATGGGAGTGATCTCGTGCTTCGTCCATGAATTTGCTGAGCCTGTGCTGCCCGGGTTTTCAAACCACCACGTCGGTTTTCCAGGGAAGTCGACGACCACAAGATCAATCCAGCCGTCGCCATTCACATCCATTCCAAAATTGCAGAACGTGTTGCTGTATCCTTTCGGGTCGAATTCTTCCACAGGTGTCACAATCGGCTGCGGTTCAAACTTCTGGAATTCTCCATCGTCGAATTGCAACTTGTACCACTGACTGCCACCGACGACGTCCATTTGTCCATCGTTGTCAAAGTCAGCAATCGCGGAACCTTCGCTGCGGAAGAGGTCATCGAGTATGTGTTTCTTCCACGTGATTTGTGTTTCTCCAGAGCCGCCGGATGACACGGGCCATTGAGTGACTTGGGCTCCGTTGTCGGCAAAAGGAGGAACAGGATCGAGCAACTTCACACTCAGGTCACGGAACCGGATTTCCATCGGTCCACCGGAGTGCAGCTGCAGGGCGATTTGCCCGGAATCTGCCCCCGCAGGATCGACGAGGTCAATGACTTTCGTTCCGTTGAGGAAAGCTTGAACGCGAGGCCCGACCGCGCGAATGGTGTATTGATTCCATTCACCGGACTTGACCAGCGAGGCATTATCCTGATTCACGAGCAATGCCCGTCCACGTTCTTCGTAGAGTTTCCCCCACCAACCCACGCCGATGTCGGCCTGATAGCCTTTCATCTCACCGTCAGCGAGTGGTTGACTTCGGAACTGAATTCCACTGTTGCCAACATTGTCAATGAGTTTGACTTCGCAGTTCAGCTCGAAGTTGGAAAGCTTCAAGTCGCTGACGAGGAATGCGTTGTGAGCCAGGCCAGTTGAGCGACCAATGATTTCGCCATTTTCAACCGTCCAAAGTGACTGGTCTTCCTGACGAGTCGTCATCCAGCCACTCAGGTCGACGCCGTTGAAGAAGCGGTTGAGATTCGCATCGGTTGCCTGCATCGCGACTTGTTGAGAACCCGACAAGTAGGCGATCAAAGAGCGAACTTCGTGCTCAGAAAGATTCTTCAGGAGATCGTCAGGCATCATCGATAACGGGCTCTGCTTTCGAGCTTCGATTTCGTTGACGGGAATGACAACGAGTTCGTTCGCGGTCTGCAGCGTGAGCAGGGTGTCAGTTTCTTCCTTGACGATGCCCGTGACGATTCGTCCCGAGTCGGTCGCAACGATATTGGGTTGGTACTCTTTCGCCATCACAGATGATGGGTCGAGCACATTGGACAGAAGGTAGTTCAGGTCCTTTCGATTCGCCCCGGTGATGTCCGGCCCGACCTGACCGCCGACTCCGTAGAGTGTGTGGCACTGCTGGCACGTTTTCGCGAAGACAGCTCGCCCCAGATTCGGGTCGGGAGTTTCCTTTGTGCTGGACTGGACAAGTGTGAGATATTCAGCAATGAGTGCCTTTCGGTCGACGTCGCTGTCTCTGACCACTCCCCAAACTTTCTGTAGAAGGTCGACCACATCCGGGTGGTCGAGGTTTCTCAGCTGTCGGATCAAGTCGGCGGAGAGATCCTGTTTGGGAATCTTGCCGGAATCGGCAGCTTTGAGGAGTTCGACAGCATAACTGACGCGACTCGCGAGCGTATTTCTCGCGTCGGTTTGTTCGTCGGCGTTCAGTGCTTTGTAGTTCGAAACAATTGCGAGAGCGATTTCTGAGTTGTCGATCGTTGCTGCTGCCCGCAGTGCCTCTGCTCTCAATGTCGTTCCGGAAAGGAGTTGACTGATGATGGACGGAAGCTCGGGCGAATCATTCTCAACGAGGAATGTGAACGCAACTTTTCGCTCTTCGTAGGGGCCGGATTCATCGATGACGAGTGATTCCAGGGCGCTGGCAGCGGATTCATTTCCGAAACGTGATCCAAGTCCGAGTGCGTAGAGGTAAACGTCGAAGTGACGATCGGTCGATTCAGGTTTCGTGAGTTGTTCGTAAACCGAATCCCAAGCTTCCGGCAGGGAAATCTCTTCTCGTCCTGCGACAGCTCCTCGAATTCCCTTCAGGAAGGTCAGTCGAACAACATCGTCTTTCGCTGTTGAAAGTCCTTCGACCAGAAGCTTCAGGGAGTCTTCAGGGTTCCCGCTTCCGAGGCGACGGATCATGAACTCTCGGAGCAGGGGAATGTTTTCACCGGATGACATCGCCAATGCCAGTGCTCGCTGCGGATTGAGATCTGCGAGCGGTTCCATGGCGTACCAGTACATGAGCGGCAGATTGTGATCGGCCGCGTCTTCCGGATGTGATGTGAGAGCTTCGAGGAGTTGCCATCGATCCTTGAATGCAATCGATTGCGCAATTGATGCGAGATTCAATCGAATCCGATCTGCCCCAGGGTCGGATGAGCGAGCGAGAGCTGTGAGATTGCTGAGAATCTGTGGTGAAAATTCTTTCGTTCCAGTGAGCATTCGCAAGATTGAGTTGGTGCCCTCGACACCAATCCGCGAGACCAGTTCATCGACTTGTCGTTCACTCGATGGTTGAGAAACGTACTTGGGATCGAGGAAAAACTCGACGCCGACGAGTGAATTGACCAGCCGATAGCGTCTTGGCATTTCCTGCAACTCAGCATCTTCGGAAAGAATCTTCTTCGCAGCTGCGATGGCGTCTGCGTCGGAAAGGTCTCCAGACCAACGACGTTCCTGAATGATGCGATTCGCACGTCGGGCGAACCATTCGTTTTCTGAGACGAGTGCCAGAGTGATCAAATCCTTCGAATCGACGTCTTTCAGATTGAGTTTGACTGGCGATGCATTTCCGTAGCTGACCCGAAAGACACGTCCGTTGCTGCGATCGTGAGCCCCTTCTTCAACGCGATGGCATTGGTTCTGGTCGTACCAGTCGATGGCGTACATCTGACCGTCCGGACCGTAGGTCATGTAGATCATCTGTGACCACTTGTCCTGAGTGAGCAGGAAATCGGGATACCGATCTCCGACGTACCCGGAACCTTCTGCGATCAACTGGTCGATATTGATTCGATTCCCGTGAATGTTGTTCATGAAGAGCTTGCCGTGAAACTCTTCGGGCCAACCCTGCTGAGAGGTCTCGTTGGGAAGCTGCCAGCCCGGTTTTTGAGCGTACTTCTTGAGAGTTCCCCATTCCGGAGCCGGGAAGCCTTCTCTGCCGCCGAGATAAATCATTGCACCAGCGTGAGCGTGGCCACCTCCGAGATCGTCGGAGCGAGCGCGGTCGTTGTTATTCCACTGGTTGCCGACAAAGTGCCGATGTTTGGCGATCGTCTTGATGTCATCGTAAGTATGAGGGTTGAAGTGCTGTCCTCCCTGTCGCTGATAGCGAGCACCCGGAATGATGTGATACAGGTGAGGAATCACGCAGGCTGTGATGAAAGCATCACCAGCTTCGTTGAAGTCAACTCCCCATGGGTTGCTTGAGCCATGGGCGTACACTTCGAAGATGTGACGCGTTGGGTGATATCGCCAGACTCCCGCATTGAGAGGGTGCCTTTCGTCGTCGGGAGTGCCCGGTTTTCCGACGCGCGAATGAGTGAAAACTCCGTGACAACCATAGAGCCATCCATCCGGTCCCCAGATAAATGCGTTCAACGTTTCGTGAGTGTCTTCGTAGCCAAAACCATCCAGAAGGACGGTCGCCCCAGCTGGGATATCTTTCGGGAATTGCAGAAGTGACTCTGACGGAGCAATCTGCGCGTTCACGGGATCTTCGGTATCTGGGACATCGTCACCGTCGCGATCCGGAATGAACATCAGATAGGGAGCGGCTCCGACCCAAACGCCACCGAAGCCCAATTCAATGCCGCTGACGAGATTCAATCCCTCGATGAAGACCTTTCGGGAGTCAAACACTCCATCAAGGTTCGTGTCTTCCAAGATGACAATCCGATCGCGACCCTCACCTTGTTTGGCACGGGTGGGATATTCGAAGGCTTCAGCAATCCAAAGTCGGCCCCGGTCGTCGATTGCCATTGCAATAGGCTGCATGACATCAGGTTCTTCGGCAGCCAGCTGCACACGGAATCCATCAGGCACGATCATTTTCTCGGCGGCGACGGTGCCGGAGAGATTTTCGAATGGGTAGATTTCCCCGAGTTGAACGCGGGGTGCGGGGGTTAGAACGGGAAGTTCAAAGCGAGGACGCTGCGCGTAAAAGCGGAAGTCGTCGAAGTTGACGTGGCCCCAGCCTGTCGAGTTTTCGTCGACGATTCGAATCTGAATCTTCTTCCCAACGTGAGAGGCCAGATTAACGACCGCGGGCTGCATTTCTTCCCGATTGCGGCCGGAGATGCGGTAAAACACCTTCTGGTCGTCGGCGAGAAGCAGTTCCACGCGCGTCTCTGGATGACTTCCCCCTCCGATCAGGAAGCTGCACCAGTTGTGTGTCACTTTGAACGGAACCGAAGTGAGCGACCCTTTGGGGGGATCTCCGAGCTTTTCGTATCCTCCGAGCCAGAACTCACCGGTGTGCTGGCTTTTTTTCCCGCCACCGAATTCGCGATTTTGGTCGATGCCCCCTTTGACGGGTTGATCGGTCCAGGCGGTCCCGGTGGCGGTCCAATCCTGGAGGTCACCGGTTTCGAAGTTCAGGTTGAGTGTCCGTCCATCCTCTCCCGTGGGGAGAACTCCTTGATTTCTCAGCGGTTCGTTGACCTGTGCGAATATCAGCCCAGATAAACAGATGTAAGCAAAAACAAAACGAGAGAGGTGTGTGAACATTGTGAGTCTTTCTTCGAGCCTCGTCAAAACCAGCAAACGCATCATCTCGATTTGATCGGTAGACGACAACCAAACGACGAAGACATCGCACAGATTCCTCGAACTTCCATTCGCCCTCGTGTGTCCCCCACACTCGACAGCGGTGTTTGAGCCGATAAACTCTGTCGCTTTGAATTCCACCTAAGGTGAAACGTATGAAATTCGAAACTCGTTGCGTCCATACCGGAGTCGAAAAAGACTCCGCTTACAATAGTTGCATCACGCCGATTTACCCGACATCGACCTTCTACTGGGACGATCTCACGACAAATCGGGGATACGACTACACGCGCAGCGGGAATCCGACCCGACGAGCATTGGAAGAAAACCTCGCTGCTCTCGAAGGCGGAATTGACTGCCGAGCTGTCTGCACCGGGATGGCGGCAATCACAGCTTCGATGTTTCTCTTCAAGCCTGGCGATCATATTATCGCAGGAAATGACATTTACGGCGGGACTTATCGCCTGTTCTCCGATGTCTTCACCAATCAGGGCTACAAATTCTCGTTCGT
This is a stretch of genomic DNA from Thalassoglobus sp. JC818. It encodes these proteins:
- a CDS encoding PVC-type heme-binding CxxCH protein translates to MFTHLSRFVFAYICLSGLIFAQVNEPLRNQGVLPTGEDGRTLNLNFETGDLQDWTATGTAWTDQPVKGGIDQNREFGGGKKSQHTGEFWLGGYEKLGDPPKGSLTSVPFKVTHNWCSFLIGGGSHPETRVELLLADDQKVFYRISGRNREEMQPAVVNLASHVGKKIQIRIVDENSTGWGHVNFDDFRFYAQRPRFELPVLTPAPRVQLGEIYPFENLSGTVAAEKMIVPDGFRVQLAAEEPDVMQPIAMAIDDRGRLWIAEAFEYPTRAKQGEGRDRIVILEDTNLDGVFDSRKVFIEGLNLVSGIELGFGGVWVGAAPYLMFIPDRDGDDVPDTEDPVNAQIAPSESLLQFPKDIPAGATVLLDGFGYEDTHETLNAFIWGPDGWLYGCHGVFTHSRVGKPGTPDDERHPLNAGVWRYHPTRHIFEVYAHGSSNPWGVDFNEAGDAFITACVIPHLYHIIPGARYQRQGGQHFNPHTYDDIKTIAKHRHFVGNQWNNNDRARSDDLGGGHAHAGAMIYLGGREGFPAPEWGTLKKYAQKPGWQLPNETSQQGWPEEFHGKLFMNNIHGNRINIDQLIAEGSGYVGDRYPDFLLTQDKWSQMIYMTYGPDGQMYAIDWYDQNQCHRVEEGAHDRSNGRVFRVSYGNASPVKLNLKDVDSKDLITLALVSENEWFARRANRIIQERRWSGDLSDADAIAAAKKILSEDAELQEMPRRYRLVNSLVGVEFFLDPKYVSQPSSERQVDELVSRIGVEGTNSILRMLTGTKEFSPQILSNLTALARSSDPGADRIRLNLASIAQSIAFKDRWQLLEALTSHPEDAADHNLPLMYWYAMEPLADLNPQRALALAMSSGENIPLLREFMIRRLGSGNPEDSLKLLVEGLSTAKDDVVRLTFLKGIRGAVAGREEISLPEAWDSVYEQLTKPESTDRHFDVYLYALGLGSRFGNESAASALESLVIDESGPYEERKVAFTFLVENDSPELPSIISQLLSGTTLRAEALRAAATIDNSEIALAIVSNYKALNADEQTDARNTLASRVSYAVELLKAADSGKIPKQDLSADLIRQLRNLDHPDVVDLLQKVWGVVRDSDVDRKALIAEYLTLVQSSTKETPDPNLGRAVFAKTCQQCHTLYGVGGQVGPDITGANRKDLNYLLSNVLDPSSVMAKEYQPNIVATDSGRIVTGIVKEETDTLLTLQTANELVVIPVNEIEARKQSPLSMMPDDLLKNLSEHEVRSLIAYLSGSQQVAMQATDANLNRFFNGVDLSGWMTTRQEDQSLWTVENGEIIGRSTGLAHNAFLVSDLKLSNFELNCEVKLIDNVGNSGIQFRSQPLADGEMKGYQADIGVGWWGKLYEERGRALLVNQDNASLVKSGEWNQYTIRAVGPRVQAFLNGTKVIDLVDPAGADSGQIALQLHSGGPMEIRFRDLSVKLLDPVPPFADNGAQVTQWPVSSGGSGETQITWKKHILDDLFRSEGSAIADFDNDGQMDVVGGSQWYKLQFDDGEFQKFEPQPIVTPVEEFDPKGYSNTFCNFGMDVNGDGWIDLVVVDFPGKPTWWFENPGSTGSANSWTKHEITPITNNESPQLLDLTGDGIRELLCGFDERVMGFASPKSLPNAQWKINAVSDPGAPGTDRFSHGIGAGDVNNDGWNDIVITEGWWEAPEGYATDLPWHWHPAPFGPACSQMYVYDFDGDGDNDVLSASAHAYGIWWRENLGSGEDEEIRWETHLIDESFSQTHSLVLADINGDGLPDLVTGKRHWAHGGHDPGGNDPAVVYWFELQQVDGKPVWTKHQIDDNSGVGTQFDVADINGDGLLDIATSNKKGTFLFIQSRE
- a CDS encoding ammonium transporter yields the protein MKKRLLGRTAVLLSSLLLLTNTTYAQETEEIVLDTGNIAWMLTSSALVLMMTAPGLALFYGGLVRKKNILSVMMQCVFLMGMMTVVWGVCGYSFAFGGENPYVGNFDHLFLKGVMPSAELSLNASVDGMIFAVFQGMFFIITPALICGAFAERMKFSTMCVYSLLWGIFVYCPIAHWVWADSGWLCEWNEQASYPALDFAGGTVVHISSGMSALVCSILIGKRLGFGQEPMPPHNLTYTCIGAALLWVGWFGFNAGSALAANALAVNAFVATHMAAAAGVVAWSVAEWVQHGRPSVLGGCSGAVAGLVCITPAAGAVNPMQGILLGLAAGYVCFLACTKLKNTFGYDDSLDAFGVHGVGGTLGALLVGVFATKDITGERVGLLEGNAGQMINQSVSIIAAAALGIVGSFIILKILDAVMGLRVTQDEELQGLDLTQHGEEGYIFL
- a CDS encoding nucleoside monophosphate kinase, giving the protein MHKYIIMGVQGCGKGTQARLLKQKLDIVHISVGDIFRWHIQNHTKLGAQVKRTVAAGNLVGDQVVEDIVRQRLDQHDWNYGFILDGFPRSESQALFFLESYDIDAVIHIQVPDAVVRDRVLSRRLCSDCGLDFNLISHRPEVENVCDVCGGELVSRPDDKPEALAERLEEYHTKTEPALALFRRKELVLDLDGTPAPNTIQEEIRRLLELD
- a CDS encoding P-II family nitrogen regulator, whose translation is MKKIEAVIRHFKLEEVKDALTEAGVSGMTVTEVRGFGRQKGHKEQYRGAEYTVDFVPKVKIELIVDDGESQKVVDAILNTARTGQIGDGKIFVSELGEAVRIRTGETGSESL
- a CDS encoding MFS transporter is translated as MSTPAPNTDSTSQNLRWYEGISRYQWLVLLIASLGWVFDIFEGQIFVASMRDAMPALLGVTADNPSVSRWNDLGFGSFLLGGAFGGVLFGMLSDRIGRSKTMILTILFYSMFTCLTAFAQSAWQMVLLRFFVAMGVGGEWAVASAMVAEVMPQRSRAVMSSIFHASSVFGTLLAAAAGAFIVTLGESAWRWGFAIGALPALLTLWIRWSLHEPEQWVKARQRASEDATQKTGQLSELFQGQNLRNTLVGVSLASIGLVTFWGAHIYGKNALLRHAQATAIAEEGLDPATADKEQKQAAFAAHKTAIKQAEMLSMVLNTIGGGLGLVLFGAISNRLGRKGAFALYHIVAFIMVVWLFKFLIPQGASATVLALVLPVFGFFTLGMHAGYAVYFPELYPTRLRGTGAGFCFNMGRLATAAAFFGFGATTITDENKALLLAPLYLVGVGILLFAKETRGTELME
- a CDS encoding P-II family nitrogen regulator, translated to MQKIEAIIRHYKLEDVKAALTEKNIVGMTVCEVRGFGRQRGHKEQYRGAEYTVDFLPKLKLEIVVDDSVVQDAIGAITEAAKTGRVGDGKIFVSPVAEVIRIRTGESGAEAI